One genomic window of [Clostridium] scindens ATCC 35704 includes the following:
- a CDS encoding ATP-binding protein: MLGESDAGKSYFAKAIGIKACNRYNVVCFHSEELLESMVALKEQDYDKYARKMKKYLKWELIILDDFLLHTITDERETKILFELLEKRYEQRKSTIVCSQRDTDNWKAMILNDEVSANSIMKRATKHYTIKINSR; this comes from the coding sequence ATTCTTGGCGAATCTGATGCTGGCAAGTCCTACTTCGCAAAAGCGATTGGTATCAAAGCCTGCAACCGGTATAACGTCGTATGCTTTCACAGTGAGGAACTTTTGGAAAGTATGGTTGCTCTAAAAGAACAGGATTACGATAAATACGCTCGTAAGATGAAAAAGTATCTCAAATGGGAACTAATTATACTGGATGACTTTCTACTCCACACGATCACAGACGAACGTGAAACCAAGATACTCTTTGAGCTCCTTGAGAAGCGGTACGAACAACGAAAAAGCACTATCGTGTGTTCGCAGCGCGATACAGACAACTGGAAAGCGATGATCCTAAACGATGAAGTATCGGCGAACTCCATCATGAAAAGAGCCACCAAACATTATACGATTAAAATCAATTCAAGGTAA
- a CDS encoding glycoside hydrolase family 2 TIM barrel-domain containing protein, whose product MMRAYENIQFTSENRKSPRSYYIPGGCSQYLLLNGEWKFAYFNRDIDVPEKIKQWDKINVPSCWQLYGYENPNYTNINYPYPCDPPYVPTDNPCGVYEREFELEKKWGKVYYLFEGVSSCAYLYINDTYVGFTQGSHLQAEFDITEYVKEGTNKVTVKVLKWCCGSYLEDQDFLRFNGIFRDTYILQRPFGHIEDVEIIPNKKNIHIVSEGACEVSIAFEGEVLVQTQMENEFTYEVENPVLWNAEKPALYDVVLKREGEELKFRIGLRTIEVSNQYELLINGMSVKLHGVNHHDTHQYNGWCQTDEELRKDLLLMKELNMNCVRTAHYPPTPKFMEMCDEIGLYVICETDIETHGFLRRLPNVEYHFDMDSNDWPASTLEWQGEHVERMERMVETFKNYASIIMWSTGNESGHGVNHVAMIRWTRNRDNSRLIHCEDASRKQQIHNADVYSRMYITFEELEKAAVTKDICMPVFLCEYSHAMGNGPGDVYEYNEIFDKYPKLIGGCIWEWTDHVVMVDGVAKYGGDFEGELTNDGNFCCDGLVFADRSFKAGTMEAKAAFQPIRTSCEDGVLSVYNRLDFTNLNEYDFTYWVEVDGVKGEEVTLNLDVAPHETVTLEIPYTETTCQYGVYLNTRLTKADKEYAQTQHELSYKVEETVSEASLTLTEDQYHIYASGEGFQYVFSKIYGGFTSMIVDGVEQLAGTSKFSMFRATTDNDAKMRPFWANVNIWQGENLDCAFTKVYECDICDDKILLKGSLAGISRKPVLLYDMEIRITVGGTVEIGFNGKIREDATWMPRLGMEFTLTEQASAFSYYGRGPWENYCDMSHCASIGAYESDVDSEYVNYVYPQEHGNHMNVKRLTLGKLEFQSEDGFECNVSKYTIDDLDRAKHTDELHPDGNVHVRIDYKVSGLGTASCGPDLPEKYRFSEKEVTYRFKIVNLHKE is encoded by the coding sequence ATGATGAGAGCTTACGAAAATATTCAGTTTACAAGTGAAAATAGGAAATCACCAAGAAGTTACTACATACCAGGTGGATGTTCCCAATATTTATTATTAAATGGAGAGTGGAAATTTGCATATTTTAATCGAGATATTGATGTTCCAGAAAAGATTAAACAGTGGGATAAGATAAACGTTCCTTCTTGCTGGCAGTTATACGGATACGAAAATCCAAACTACACAAACATTAACTATCCATATCCTTGTGATCCTCCTTACGTACCAACAGATAATCCTTGTGGAGTGTATGAAAGAGAATTCGAACTTGAGAAAAAATGGGGTAAAGTGTACTACCTATTCGAAGGTGTATCGTCTTGTGCATACCTATATATTAATGATACTTATGTTGGATTCACACAAGGCAGCCATCTACAAGCAGAATTTGATATTACAGAATATGTAAAAGAAGGAACAAATAAAGTAACTGTCAAAGTTTTAAAATGGTGCTGTGGAAGTTATTTAGAAGACCAAGATTTCCTTCGTTTTAATGGTATTTTCAGAGATACTTATATTTTACAAAGACCGTTTGGCCATATAGAAGACGTAGAAATTATCCCAAATAAAAAAAATATTCATATTGTGTCTGAAGGTGCTTGTGAGGTATCCATTGCTTTTGAAGGCGAAGTGTTAGTGCAAACACAGATGGAAAATGAATTTACTTATGAAGTGGAAAATCCAGTTTTATGGAATGCAGAAAAACCAGCTCTCTATGATGTGGTATTAAAGAGAGAGGGAGAAGAATTAAAGTTCCGTATCGGTTTGAGAACAATAGAAGTTTCTAATCAATATGAATTGTTGATTAATGGAATGTCAGTAAAACTTCACGGTGTAAACCATCACGATACTCACCAATATAATGGATGGTGCCAGACAGACGAAGAACTTCGTAAAGACTTACTTTTAATGAAAGAATTAAATATGAACTGTGTTCGTACTGCACATTATCCACCTACACCCAAATTTATGGAAATGTGTGATGAAATCGGTTTGTACGTAATCTGTGAAACAGACATTGAAACCCATGGATTCCTTCGTCGTTTGCCAAATGTAGAGTATCATTTTGATATGGACTCTAATGATTGGCCTGCATCTACATTGGAATGGCAAGGTGAACATGTAGAACGTATGGAAAGAATGGTAGAAACATTCAAGAATTATGCCAGCATTATTATGTGGTCTACAGGAAATGAAAGTGGTCATGGAGTCAACCATGTGGCAATGATTCGCTGGACAAGAAACCGCGATAATTCCAGATTGATTCATTGTGAAGATGCTTCTAGAAAGCAACAAATCCACAATGCAGACGTGTATTCAAGAATGTATATTACCTTTGAAGAGTTAGAAAAGGCAGCGGTTACAAAGGATATTTGTATGCCAGTATTTTTATGTGAATATTCTCATGCGATGGGAAATGGTCCTGGAGATGTATATGAATATAATGAAATTTTTGATAAATATCCAAAATTAATCGGTGGCTGTATTTGGGAATGGACAGACCATGTAGTTATGGTAGATGGTGTCGCAAAATATGGCGGAGACTTTGAAGGGGAATTAACAAATGATGGTAATTTCTGTTGTGACGGCCTTGTATTTGCAGACAGATCATTTAAAGCAGGAACCATGGAAGCAAAGGCAGCATTCCAACCAATTCGTACATCATGCGAAGACGGTGTCCTTAGTGTATATAACCGCCTAGACTTTACAAATCTTAATGAATACGACTTTACATATTGGGTAGAAGTAGATGGAGTAAAAGGAGAAGAAGTAACTCTGAATCTAGATGTAGCACCTCATGAAACTGTAACACTGGAAATTCCATATACAGAAACTACTTGCCAATATGGAGTGTATTTGAATACTAGATTAACAAAAGCAGACAAAGAATATGCACAAACACAACATGAACTTTCATATAAAGTAGAAGAAACTGTAAGTGAAGCATCCCTTACATTAACAGAAGATCAATATCATATTTACGCTTCGGGAGAAGGATTCCAATACGTATTTTCTAAAATTTACGGTGGATTTACAAGCATGATCGTAGATGGAGTAGAGCAATTGGCTGGAACAAGCAAATTCTCGATGTTCCGTGCAACGACAGACAATGATGCGAAAATGAGACCATTCTGGGCGAATGTGAATATTTGGCAAGGGGAAAATCTTGATTGTGCATTTACAAAAGTGTATGAATGTGATATTTGCGATGACAAAATTCTTCTTAAGGGATCTTTAGCAGGAATTTCTAGAAAACCAGTTCTTTTATATGATATGGAAATAAGAATTACAGTGGGTGGAACTGTGGAAATTGGATTTAATGGCAAGATTCGTGAAGATGCAACATGGATGCCTAGATTAGGTATGGAATTTACTTTGACTGAACAAGCAAGTGCATTCTCTTATTACGGCAGAGGACCATGGGAAAACTACTGTGATATGAGTCACTGTGCAAGTATTGGTGCGTACGAAAGTGATGTAGATTCTGAATATGTGAATTATGTATATCCACAAGAACATGGAAATCATATGAATGTAAAACGACTTACATTGGGCAAATTAGAATTCCAATCAGAAGATGGTTTTGAATGTAATGTTTCAAAATATACAATTGATGATTTAGATCGAGCAAAACATACAGATGAGTTACATCCAGATGGAAATGTTCATGTGCGTATTGACTACAAAGTATCTGGGCTTGGAACAGCTTCTTGCGGGCCTGATTTACC